In one window of Brassica rapa cultivar Chiifu-401-42 chromosome A07, CAAS_Brap_v3.01, whole genome shotgun sequence DNA:
- the LOC103830485 gene encoding myb family transcription factor APL: MFHAKKPSSMNGSYENRAMCVQGDSGLVLTTDPKPRLRWTVELHDRFVDAVAQLGGPDKATPKTIMRVMGVKGLTLYHLKSHLQKFRLGKQPHKEYGDHSTKEGSRASVMDIQRNVASSSGMISRNMNEMQMEVQRRLHEQLEVQRHLQLRIEAQGKYMQSILERACQTLTGENMAAAAVVAGGGYKGNLESSSLSAAVGSSPHPLSFPLFQDLNIYGNTTEQVLDHHNFHHQNIENHYTGNNAADTNIYLGKRRPSPSFGNDVRKELLMWSDQDQDLSLNQPFDDEHRIQIQMATHISTDLDSLSENNRGKLLERLSPRRSPLTPMMNPNGGLIQGMNSPFG, from the exons atgtTCCATGCTAAGAAACCTTCAAGTATGAATGGTTCATATGAGAACAGAGCTATGTGCGTTCAAGGCGATTCAGGCCTCGTCCTCACCACCGATCCTAAACCGCGTTTGCGTTGGACCGTCGAACTTCACGATCGTTTCGTGGACGCCGTCGCTCAACTTGGCGGCCCTGACA AAGCCACTCCAAAGACGATCATGAGAGTTATGGGTGTGAAGGGACTCACTCTTTACCACCTAAAGAGTCATCTTCAG AAATTCAGGCTTGGAAAGCAGCCGCACAAGGAGTATGGAGATCACTCAACAAAGGAAGGTTCAAGAG CTTCTGTCATGGATATTCAGCGCAACGTAGCTTCTTCTTCTGGCATGATAAGTCGCAACATGAATGA GATGCAAATGGAAGTGCAGAGAAGGTTGCACGAGCAGCTAGag gtGCAGAGACATTTGCAGCTGAGGATTGAAGCACAAGGAAAGTACATGCAATCTATATTGGAGAGAGCTTGCCAAACCTTAACCGGTGAGAACATGGCAGCCGCCGCCGTCGTCGCGGGAGGAGGGTATAAGGGCAATTTGGAAAGTTCGAGTCTTTCCGCTGCTGTGGGTTCATCCCCTCATCCTCTTAGTTTCCCGCTGTTTCAGGACCTAAACATCTATGGAAACACAACCGAACAAGTCCTCGACCATCATAACTTCCATCACCAGAATATTGAGAACCATTACACGGGCAACAATGCTGCAGACACAAATATTTACTTGGGAAAGAGGCGACCAAGCCCTAGTTTTGGTAACGATGTAAGGAAAGAACTTTTAATGTGGTCTGATCAAGATCAAGATCTTTCCTTAAACCAACCGTTCGATGATGAGCATCGAATTCAGATACAAATGGCTACACATATCTCCACGGATTTGGATTCTCTATCTGAAAATAACCGTGGGAAGTTACTGGAAAGGCTATCGCCTCGAAGATCACCATTGACTCCTATGATGAACCCTAATGGTGGGTTAATACAAGGAATGAACTCACCATTTGGGTGA
- the LOC103830486 gene encoding LOW QUALITY PROTEIN: organic cation/carnitine transporter 5-like (The sequence of the model RefSeq protein was modified relative to this genomic sequence to represent the inferred CDS: inserted 1 base in 1 codon) has translation MADSSAPFLTHLEDDEEETSPPLNFDKIFEQSLSDFNLSQFLQVIIVGLALTFDAQQIFITVFTDAYPTWHCVDHTLCTPATTDICKLPRSAWDWDGGFKGKSAISEFDLECSSSFLRSLPTSAFYVGSIVGGVFMAMIPDGFLGRKQLLFYTTLAMSLTGISIFFSTSIWSYAFLKFAIGVARSQTGTYAFNLXSERVSTKWRPRATMVPLTLFVLGFMSLSGIAFLVRHASWRFIYLCTSIPAAIHSVFIYFFALESPRWLHVQGNNKEAIEVLKRISPGKRGYLEKVSSRLPSKETLEQSPSSSIMDLFIRRWAFRRIIVIMIIMFGLGMMYYGVPLAVRDIKVNIYLSEALNAMVELPTFVITPILLEKFNRRSSVLVNCLVGGALGVFCFVLTTLGRTNIAFVFELCSFFCARIGFNLMAVYMIEMFPTCVRNFATTMLRQALVIGGACCPIIASVGRNVPSISFAVFGFVVSGLGFFALLLPETKGAGLCDTMDEQEQSDQAMKSSHVSC, from the exons ATGGCGGATTCATCAGCACCATTCTTGACCCATCTTGAAGACGACGAAGAAGAGACTTCTCCACCGTTGAACTTCGACAAGATCTTCGAACAAAGCTTGTCTGATTTCAACTTGTCACAGTTTCTACAAGTGATTATTGTCGGACTTGCTTTAACATTCGATGCACAACAGATATTCATCACCGTCTTCACAGATGCATACCCCACATGGCACTGTGTTGACCACACTTTGTGCACTCCCGCAACCACCGACATCTGTAAACTCCCTCGGTCAGCTTGGGATTGGGACGGCGGGTTCAAGGGTAAATCCGCCATTTCAGAGTTCGATCTCGAGTGCTCGAGCTCCTTCCTTAGAAGTCTCCCTACTTCTGCTTTCTACGTGGGTTCTATCGTTGGAGGGGTTTTCATGGCTATGATTCCAGACGGTTTCTTGGGGAGGAAGCAACTACTTTTCTACACAACCCTAGCAATGTCGCTCACTGGAATCTCGATTTTCTTCTCCACCAGCATATGGAGCTACGCTTTCTTAAAGTTCGCCATCGGAGTCGCGCGTTCTCAGACCGGGACGTACGCGTTTAATC ATAGCGAGAGAGTCTCTACCAAATGGAGACCGAGAGCTACTATGGTACCATTGACTCTGTTTGTGTTAGGGTTTATGTCTCTCTCCGGAATCGCCTTCCTTGTTAGACACGCTTCTTGGAGGTTTATCTATCTCTGCACATCCATTCCAGCAGCTATTCACAGTGTTTTCATCTACTTCTTTGCCTTAGAGTCTCCACGTTGGCTTCATGTGCAAGGAAACAACAAAGAAGCTATTGAAGTGCTCAAAAGAATCTCACCTGGAAAGAGAGGTTACTTGGAGAAAGTATCGTCTAGGTTACCTTCAAAGGAAACCTTAGAGCAATCTCCAAGCAGCTCAATCATGGACTTGTTCATCAGAAGATGGGCTTTTCGAAGAATCATAGTTATTATGATCATAATGTTCGGTTTGGGAATGATGTATTACGGAGTTCCATTAGCGGTTAGAGACATAAAAGTGAACATCTATTTAAGTGAAGCTTTAAACGCAATGGTGGAGTTACCTACCTTTGTTATCACACCAATCTTGCTGGAGAAGTTCAATAGAAGAAGCTCTGTGCTTGTGAACTGCTTGGTCGGGGGAGCATTAGGAGTGTTCTGTTTCGTCTTGACCACGTTAGGGCGAACGAACATTGCTTTTGTCTTTGAGCTTTGTTCTTTCTTCTGCGCTAGGATCGGGTTTAACCTTATGGCGGTTTATATGATTGAGATGTTTCCAACGTGCGTGAGGAACTTTGCAACTACGATGCTTAGACAAGCGCTTGTAATCGGAGGAGCTTGTTGTCCGATCATTGCTTCGGTTGGAAGAAATGTTCCGTCCATCTCTTTTGCGGTTTTCGGGTTTGTTGTGTCGGGTCTTGGGTTTTTTGCTTTGCTTCTTCCTGAGACTAAAGGGGCAGGTCTTTGTGATACAATGGATGAACAAGAGCAGAGTGACCAAGCCATGAAGAGTAGCCATGTTAGTTGCTAA
- the LOC103830488 gene encoding uncharacterized protein LOC103830488 has translation MSFLYEKSNAWRWLVRKTRDSRPFFFTFATVCGVIPGIIGYGVMQFTNSTNPELEARLRQSARPETTMMGKVNQERLAEYLGELKQKQDTNDRYVAALKGETLTRKPYQRIQPVPKPNDTATTKPQ, from the exons ATGTCGTTTCTGTACGAGAAGAGCAACGCATGGAGATGGCTAGTGAGGAAGACGCGAGATTCAAGACCCTTCTTCTTCACATTCGCTACTGTATGCGGCGTCATTCCCGGAATAATCGGCTATGGTGTTATGCAGTTCACCAATTCCACTAACCCGGAGCTCGAGGCCCGTCTCCGACAATCCGCCCGACCCGAAACCACC ATGATGGGTAAAGTAAACCAAGAGAGGCTAGCTGAATACCTCGGGGAGTTGAAACAGAAGCAAGATACCAACGACAGATACGTGGCTGCTCTAAAGGGAGAGACTCTTACCAGGAAGCCTTACCAAAGAATTCAACCTGTGCCAAAGCCAAATGACACGGCCACAACCAAACCTCAGTAA
- the LOC103830487 gene encoding E3 ubiquitin-protein ligase RGLG4 → MSTGMGSGKGKSRPSPSDPSILVSDKINAREKYVLIPDLFTSLDQVSKALREAGLESSNLILGIDFTKSNEWSGKTSFNGKSLHALGGIQNPYEKAIFVIGKTLAPFDEDNLIPCFGFGDSTTHDEEVFSFHSDNSPCHGFEEVLACYKRITSNLILSGPTSYGPLIDAAVDIVEENNGQFHVLVIVADGQVTRGVDKGEGELSQQERTTIDAIVNASSYALSIVLIGVGDGPWEDMRKFDDKIPKREFDNFQFVNFTEIMKRDSSESAKEAAFALAALMEIPFQYQAATELGLLGKTTGLAKKINPRPPPTPYTPTIRTELASSASEEHTQNCPICLTSRKDVAFGCGHMTCRDCGSRIANCPICRVVITSRLRLYT, encoded by the exons atgtcTACGGGTATGGGAAGTGGAAAAGGCAAAAGCCGTCCATCACCGTCTGATCCTTCAATCTTAGTTTCCGACAAGATTAACGCCAGGGAGAAGTACGTTCTCATCCCTGACCTCTTCACTTCCCTTGACCAg GTATCAAAAGCTCTAAGAGAAGCTGGTCTTGAATCATCTAATCTCATTCTTGGAATTGATTTCACTAAGAGCAACGAATGGTCTG GGAAAACATCTTTCAATGGAAAAAGTCTTCATGCTCTAGGGGGAATCCAGAATCCATATGAGAAGGCAATCTTTGTAATCGGCAAAACGTTAGCTCCTTTCGATGAAGACAATCTCATCCCCTGTTTCGGCTTTGGCGACT CAACGACCCATGATGAGGAAGTGTTCAGTTTTCACAGCGACAACTCTCCATGCCATGGCTTCGAAGAGGTCTTAGCATGTTACAAAAGAATCACATCTAACTTGATTTTATCAG GGCCAACGTCTTATGGACCGCTCATCGATGCTGCGGTCGACATTGTTGAAGAAAACAATGGACAGTTTCACGTTCTGGTGATTGTTGCTGATGGGCAG GTAACGAGAGGCGTTGATAAGGGCGAGGGAGAACTCAGTCAACAAGAGAGAACAACTATCGACGCCATTGTTAACGCCAG CTCGTATGCTTTGTCGATTGTTTTAATCGGTGTTGGAGACGGTCCATGGGAGGACATGAGGAAGTTCGATGACAAGATCCCTAAGCGTGAATTTGACAACTTTCAG TTTGTGAATTTCACAGAGATCATGAAGAGAGATTCATCAGAGTCAGCCAAAGAAGCCGCATTTGCTCTTGCTGCTCTAATGGAGATTCCCTTTCAGTATCAAGCAGCAACCGAACTCGGCTTACTCGG GAAAACAACGGGCTTAGCTAAGAAAATAAACCCGAGGCCACCACCTACTCCTTACACACCTACTATTCGTACTGAACTAGCATCATCTGCATCAGAAGAACATACTCAG AATTGCCCAATTTGTCTGACTAGCCGGAAAGACGTAGCTTTTGGCTGTGGTCACATG ACTTGTAGAGATTGCGGATCCAGGATAGCAAACTGCCCTATCTGCAGAGTAGTGATCACAAGCCGGCTAAGGCTTTACACGTGA
- the LOC103830489 gene encoding metacaspase-7 — protein MAKKAVLIGINYPGTKIELNGCVNDVHRMHKCLVDRYGFSEKDITVLIDTDDSYTQPTGKNIRNALSKLITPAKPGDVLFVHYSGHGTRVPLEEGEEDDTGFDECIVPCDMNPIPDDDFRDLVDQVPSGCKLTFVSDSCHSGGLIDGAKEHIGESTNKNRNQEHKVQFLELEIWNFFYSVLMKFLALCGIWRSQEEQDKIEITARYEVGKSRYLPMESFINVLKEKTGKDNIEIGKIRPTLFDVFGEDASPKVKKFIKAMLTKLDQSGLVESGREIYRGGSSKGLVSDRGILLSGCQTDETSADVKKSGEAYGAFSNAIQMVLSEGGGEKDKITNRELVLRAREMLKEQGFTQRPGLYCNDRFVDAPFIC, from the exons ATGGCGAAGAAAGCTGTGTTGATCGGGATCAACTACCCAGGGACTAAGATAGAGCTAAACGGCTGCGTCAACGACGTTCACCGGATGCACAAGTGCCTCGTTGACCGGTACGGGTTCTCCGAGAAAGACATCACGGTGCTGATCGACACCGACGATTCTTACACGCAACCCACAGGCAAAAACATCCGTAATGCCTTGTCTAAACTCATAACGCCAGCTAAGCCCGGTGATGTTCTGTTCGTGCATTATAGTGGACACGGTACGAGGGTCCCACTGGAAGAAGGGGAAGAGGATGACACGGGGTTTGATGAATGTATTGTTCCTTGCGACATGAATCCAATCCCTG ATGATGATTTCAGGGATTTAGTGGACCAAGTTCCATCGGGATGTAAGCTTACGTTCGTATCAGATTCTTGTCACAGTGGTGGACTCATCGATGGAGCCAAGGAACATATCGGAGAGAGCACCAATAAGAACCGAAACCAAGAACACAAAGTTCAATTTCTCGAACTCGAGATATGGAACTTCTTTTATAGCGTGTTGATGAAGTTTCTTGCGCTTTGTGGGATCTGGAGATCTCAGGAAGAACAAGACAAGATTGAGATCACAGCGAGATACGAAGTTGGCAAATCAAGGTATCTGCCAATGGAGAGCTTCATCAACGTTCTCAAAGAGAAAACTGGCAAAGACAACATCGAGATTGGGAAAATAAGACCGACCCTTTTCGATGTGTTCGGTGAAGATGCGAGTCCCAAGGTGAAGAAGTTCATAAAAGCGATGCTCACCAAGCTAGATCAAAGTGGTTTAGTTGAGAGTGGTCGTGAGATCTATAGAGGAGGATCAAGCAAGGGGTTGGTTTCAGACAGAGGGATACTGTTGAGTGGGTGTCAAACGGATGAGACATCAGCAGATGTGAAGAAGAGTGGAGAAGCTTATGGAGCTTTTAGTAACGCGATTCAGATGGTTTTGTCGGAAGGTGGTGGGGAGAAAGATAAGATCACTAACAGGGAATTGGTTTTGAGAGCAAGAGAGATGCTGAAAGAACAAGGGTTTACTCAGAGACCAGGATTGTATTGTAATGACCGTTTTGTGGATGCTCCGTTTATATGCTAA